In one Perca fluviatilis chromosome 7, GENO_Pfluv_1.0, whole genome shotgun sequence genomic region, the following are encoded:
- the LOC120563014 gene encoding uncharacterized protein LOC120563014 isoform X2: MAVWDRKISCCFMLLLAGALGQRVNNPRRVCGVVGSTVTLRCSFNTRKSVVDDVGEPLIRVIWCKGPNACGRDAPSVYDSESQNNDPRYRYLGDKKGDCTLQISDLQEEDDTTFRFRVETNYVRVTLTAPVRVRVRVVDGAQLRIRSSRDDGEFKRGEEVTLSCSAANCTIHQLEVTWFREGSALSETGPALHLSYLTAKDSGNYTCGLRKNERTLSVPYSLHVEDDEAEKAEQEDALGLSVNYPGPVCGVKGSTVTLPCSFTPLESVTDDNGREVLIEVVRVVWCKNPLLCQTGTPSVYDSESNNDPRYRYLGDKKGDCTLQISDLQEEDDATFCFKVETNDPRATFTGQPGVRVTVGGTKSSDPLLAVRLLIFTLHTVLIVIVTSIIIKRTCVRKKADVTVQLFEK; encoded by the exons ATGGCAGTTTGGGACAGAAAGATTTCCTGTTGCTTCATGTTACTGCTCGCTG GAGCTCTGGGTCAACGTGTGAACAATCCACGTCGTGTTTGTGGTGTGGTAGGATCGACCGTCACCCTCCGCTGCTCCTTCAACACACGGAAATCTGTTGTTGATGATGTAGGAGAACCTTTGATCAGAGTCATCTGGTGCAAGGGCCCTAACGCTTGTGGGAGAGACGCTCCGTCTGTGTACGACAGCGAATCACAGAACAACGACCCTCGTTACAGATACCTGGGAGACAAGAAGGGAGACTGCACTTTACAGATCTCAGATCTACAGGAGGAAGACGAcacaacttttcgcttcagagTGGAAACTAATTATGTCAGAGTAACTTTAACTGCCCCAGTAAGAGTGAGAGTCAGAGTCGTGG ATGGTGCTCAGCTGAGGATAAGAAGCTCCAGAGATGATGGAGAGTttaaaagaggagaagaagtcACACTGAGCTGTTCTGCTGCAAACTGCACTATCCACCAACTGGAGGTCACCTGGTTCAGAGAAGGCTCTGCCCTCTCAGAGACTGGACCTGCCCTCCATCTCAGTTATCTGACCGCAAAGGATTCTGGGAACTACACCTGTGGTTTGAGGAAGAATGAGCGCACTCTCTCCGTCCCGTACAGCCTGCATGTGGAGGATGACGAGGCAGAAAAGGCAGAACAGgaag ATGCTCTGGGTCTAAGTGTGAACTATCCAGGTCCTGTTTGTGGTGTGAAAGGATCGACCGTCACCCTCCCCTGCTCCTTCACACCGCTGGAGTCTGTAACGGACGACAATGGAAGAGAAGTTTTGATCGAGGTCGTCAGAGTCGTCTGGTGCAAGAACCCTTTACTGTGTCAGACAGGCACTCCGTCCGTGTACGACAGCGAATCAAACAACGACCCTCGTTACAGATACCTGGGAGACAAGAAGGGAGACTGCACTTTACAGATCTCAGATTTACAGGAGGAAGACGACGCAACTTTTTGCTTCAAAGTGGAAACTAATGATCCCAGAGCAACTTTTACTGGCCAACCAGGAGTGAGAGTTACAGTCGGAG GAACTAAATCATCTGacccactgctggctgttcgtCTGCTTATCTTCACACTGCACACTGTTCTTATCGTCATAGTAACGTCCATCATCATCAAAAG GACGTGCGTTCGCAAGAAAGCAGACGTGACTGTGCAG CTCTTTGAaaagtag
- the LOC120563014 gene encoding uncharacterized protein LOC120563014 isoform X1, giving the protein MAVWDRKISCCFMLLLAGALGQRVNNPRRVCGVVGSTVTLRCSFNTRKSVVDDVGEPLIRVIWCKGPNACGRDAPSVYDSESQNNDPRYRYLGDKKGDCTLQISDLQEEDDTTFRFRVETNYVRVTLTAPVRVRVRVVDGAQLRIRSSRDDGEFKRGEEVTLSCSAANCTIHQLEVTWFREGSALSETGPALHLSYLTAKDSGNYTCGLRKNERTLSVPYSLHVEDDEAEKAEQEDALGLSVNYPGPVCGVKGSTVTLPCSFTPLESVTDDNGREVLIEVVRVVWCKNPLLCQTGTPSVYDSESNNDPRYRYLGDKKGDCTLQISDLQEEDDATFCFKVETNDPRATFTGQPGVRVTVGGTKSSDPLLAVRLLIFTLHTVLIVIVTSIIIKRTCVRKKADVTVQPPDAVEELRRPEERGRAV; this is encoded by the exons ATGGCAGTTTGGGACAGAAAGATTTCCTGTTGCTTCATGTTACTGCTCGCTG GAGCTCTGGGTCAACGTGTGAACAATCCACGTCGTGTTTGTGGTGTGGTAGGATCGACCGTCACCCTCCGCTGCTCCTTCAACACACGGAAATCTGTTGTTGATGATGTAGGAGAACCTTTGATCAGAGTCATCTGGTGCAAGGGCCCTAACGCTTGTGGGAGAGACGCTCCGTCTGTGTACGACAGCGAATCACAGAACAACGACCCTCGTTACAGATACCTGGGAGACAAGAAGGGAGACTGCACTTTACAGATCTCAGATCTACAGGAGGAAGACGAcacaacttttcgcttcagagTGGAAACTAATTATGTCAGAGTAACTTTAACTGCCCCAGTAAGAGTGAGAGTCAGAGTCGTGG ATGGTGCTCAGCTGAGGATAAGAAGCTCCAGAGATGATGGAGAGTttaaaagaggagaagaagtcACACTGAGCTGTTCTGCTGCAAACTGCACTATCCACCAACTGGAGGTCACCTGGTTCAGAGAAGGCTCTGCCCTCTCAGAGACTGGACCTGCCCTCCATCTCAGTTATCTGACCGCAAAGGATTCTGGGAACTACACCTGTGGTTTGAGGAAGAATGAGCGCACTCTCTCCGTCCCGTACAGCCTGCATGTGGAGGATGACGAGGCAGAAAAGGCAGAACAGgaag ATGCTCTGGGTCTAAGTGTGAACTATCCAGGTCCTGTTTGTGGTGTGAAAGGATCGACCGTCACCCTCCCCTGCTCCTTCACACCGCTGGAGTCTGTAACGGACGACAATGGAAGAGAAGTTTTGATCGAGGTCGTCAGAGTCGTCTGGTGCAAGAACCCTTTACTGTGTCAGACAGGCACTCCGTCCGTGTACGACAGCGAATCAAACAACGACCCTCGTTACAGATACCTGGGAGACAAGAAGGGAGACTGCACTTTACAGATCTCAGATTTACAGGAGGAAGACGACGCAACTTTTTGCTTCAAAGTGGAAACTAATGATCCCAGAGCAACTTTTACTGGCCAACCAGGAGTGAGAGTTACAGTCGGAG GAACTAAATCATCTGacccactgctggctgttcgtCTGCTTATCTTCACACTGCACACTGTTCTTATCGTCATAGTAACGTCCATCATCATCAAAAG GACGTGCGTTCGCAAGAAAGCAGACGTGACTGTGCAG